From Tachysurus fulvidraco isolate hzauxx_2018 chromosome 6, HZAU_PFXX_2.0, whole genome shotgun sequence:
TTTACCTGCCAGGATGGATTTGTGGGCCTTGAACTCCTGCCCCCCAACACACAGTGTACAGTCAGTGAAGCGTGAACACTCCCACAGGTTTCCCAGATCATCTGACAGTTGGCACTCAGGAACTTTCAGCACGTTTGTGTTCGACTGACCTGAGATATTTACAGAGTCCTGCACTACACTCACCTGGACCAGAGGAAAACAGAAAGAGGAGATCAGGAGTGAAGCCTGAGTGCAACAGCAAACATAAATTAATGCGTTTTGAATGAGTGAAGATATTCGGCAGAAAAGAGAACGATGCACTTTTAACCGCAGTAAGCAAGATTTTCACtcaacatttataacatttataaagatGCAAAAGATTAGAGGAGCTTAGCAGGCGGGCAGTGAGTCGAAATCCTAAATAATTACAGGAAAATGATCAGGAAGACCCACAGAGAACACGGAGTCGTACTGCCCAGAGCTGAAGAGATACAGAAACAATTCTCACTCGCACGCACTCTcgcacacgcgctctctcacacacacacacacacacacacacacacacacacacacacacacacacacacacacacacacacacacacacacacacacactcccatgcATGATACAAAGGTaacttaaaaaatattcactTCAGAATAGTACATAAGATTTTTATGAATGTTTTGGGGGATTctatttgtactttattgtgTTAATGTGCATAAAACCACGTGAAAGGAAACACCGGTGTTTATAAGTGAGGAGCTGTGTAGAACATGTCCAATACGGTGACAAGTCATTTCAAAAAGGGCATTTTTATAATCTCACTCAAACTATCTGTGTTGTATTCTACTCTGCTCTTCCGCCATGTTTGGGTTTCTGTGGCTGAACCCCGTCTAGATGTTCCAGTGGTCAGATCATCTGATCCGCTAGCTAGAAAGCACAAGGAGTAAATCTGAGAAGTGGGTTTAGTATGGGCGAGTGGAaggtttaaaagaagaaaacaattcCTGTGTGACGTAATTGTTGAGTTCTCTCTCTTAAGTCTCTCTTTCTTACAGTCACTAATTAATCTGAAGTAGATAAGCATGAATCCTGTAATTCCAGGAGCAGAAAGGTGGCAACATTTCTCTTAGCTATTAATAACCATAACAACTAACACCAGTGGATTACAATCCAACGTCCTGACATCTATTTTTATAGacataaaatatgatttttagCTTATTATACCTTTAAATGACTGAAACAGAGCTGCGTGAGAAAGAAAACCGGCAACGGTTTAACAGTCACAGTGTTTCTCACTTCTCTACCTCGAAAGCCGTCCAATTAACAATGGAAAACAGCCCATCTGCAATTTGCATCTAATTTGCTTTATTAAATTGCCAATTTCCCAGCAAACGTTGAACCTTGTTGAAGATCCCAACGGGACTTGCagactctttctgtctctctccagaCAATATCCTCTTAATTATCTGCAAAACACTATAAactgctctctcttttttctctcatcgATTGCTTTGCTATAAGATTGTGCGTATGCTCGGTGCTCGTGAAGGGAGGCAGGATCTCTGTAAGACGCCCGACGCAACCTGACCGCTTACACGAGAAACTCTGAAAGGCACAGCCGCCTCGACTCGCTCAGTCTAATGGATTCTGGGAGATTTTTTTGAGTTTCCCGATcataaagtgttaaactgttaggactaattatttaaaaaaaatctcaaaaaggATGAGAGGATCGTTTATTTGCTAGCGACATGATAAAGCGATCGTGGCACTTTTAAAGCAGAgtaattctggattctgattggtcagaatacaAAGGTGTGGTTAATCCCCTATAACAGCCTGGTTTATATTAAAGCGCTTGTTCTAATACGATATCGTTTCTTATCGTTTCCAGCTtgttcacagggacttgtatggtgGACGCTGCACATAAtcgtgtgatgtgatgatgtgctgaagttttctgtaagaagacGTTTCTGTAtcgtttatggaaggagtctccggtgtcagtcATCGGGACACTTTGTGGTTTCTCTTTAACACGACGATGTGCAAAAGTAGGAGCTGGTGAGAGGAGGACTGCTTTATAAATGCTGTAAGGTAAGTGACAAAAGGAAATAACTCGTCTCACAAACATTAAACCTAATTATAAACGGATACAAGGTTTTTAGAACAGCCGGAATATGTGGTCTAAGAGTAAGAAATCCTGACTGTACTAAACTCCACTTCATCACAACGTCATATTACTCAGAGAGGAAGCTACGCTTGTAACGTGACTCACTCCcttttaggggctttttacacctggtcacttcatacgttttctgtgatccgatatctatccgatggtaaaaagaccaggtctaaatgtcctccggaacgttttcgagacggatatagaTCCGATCgcacaaaccccttcaggaggcggtctgggacgcatttcagatgaaactggacaggtgtaaatgaatgtggttgttcaagccacatacgtcagcgctatactcctcccaaacggaagtacgtcactcgcacgtgatctttcacccaggcgtctcctTGGGTCTTAAAAcacgctgctgccgccagcgaaaatgcagcaaacagtaaacgctgttttttgtagcataaccgtagTAACaagttttttgtcttctttttgatcacattctgaaaaccgcgtacaccaaagtgtgttccatttcaattaccccggaaatgaggtcaaatatatttgcattttgggcgggagtagaaagatcggatcgatatccgattcgccgagacagttttaacaaatcagatagctatcggatcagagaaaacacatgaagtgaccaggtgtaaaaaggcccgtAGAGACGGTAAGGTTGCTCACAGTGCATTATGAGTAGCACACAGAGTACCGAAAATACGATACTAACATCTGGAAATAACGAGGcctgtgttcatttttttttaattagaaatgatTTTCCCACAGGGTTTATCACTCTACCTCACAGAACAGAGTGAGCTTGTCGTCTGGAAGAAGGCCGTTAGCTTCATCGAGGAGAAAATCTCTTCTAATAAACTTTTTGAAGCCCCAGTCTTTGCCTTGAACAAATCGATAGGCTCTTTGGCTTTCTGTAAAGGGGCAgaggaaaaaatgtaaattttaattaGACACTTAATAGTTAATGGCTGTGTGATTTGTTTAGCCAGTGAGAGTCTTACTCGCTTTCCTGTACGTTATTCAGCAGAATGACTATGAAGAAATCATGCTAGGCTACAAGTTTtcaaattgaaaagaaaaaaagaaaaggtagAAAACAGGCATAAAAGCTTGTTTCTGGTCAAAATCTCCATCCTGCACAGTTCTTCACTAAAGAGCTAATTAATTAGGAAAGTGCACACATTATGAGATAAAATGTTCCTGTTCAGTTTACAGCAGCTGATAGGGAGCAAAAACATTTCTAATACTCAGAAGAGTGTAAGACGCTAAATAACCGAGGTTAGAGTgaagtagggctgggcgatatggcctaaaataaaaataccagaTTTTTTCACGAAAGATCCGATTTATGATTTAAATCGATATTCCTTCTCCTCTTCCACAGTATATATTGGCACCATATCTTTAGCAATATACATTGCGACTGCCTCCGTGATCGTTTTCTAACGGCCCCCGTCTCATCATACTGGATacagtttgtaaatgtttctaagaAGGTAGGTTGTGTTTTGGCGGGTGTGCTTGTGCTGCCGCGGTCTTTTTCATTTCGCAGGGCGCGACATCTCTCCCACTCGACAGCATGCCTCTGCTGCAGTAAATTAGTCGTACTGCTACCTTTGCTAGCAACAGACCTTAAACACACTCTGCAGCGGGGTGTTGCTTTTTCTGCGTCTGACGCCGCAAAACCGAACCAATTCCATATGACGGATGACactgtatcctgcctcgatgcccgatgacgcctgagataggcacagactccccgtgacccgaggtagttcggataagcggtacaaaatgagtgagagagagagagatgacactGTGCCTTTCTTGGGAACGAGTTCTTCCCTGCTCGCCgccatgttgtttgtgtatctctatggCAAACGTGCGGGGGGAGGGCTGAGCCCACGTCAGTGGAAACTACAGGAGCGTCAGTGGATGTTAAAGAGAAACcgattttcattcaaacaaGTCGACGTAAACTACAAATTCGAGTAAATTGATAAAATCgatttatcgcccagccctacagTGAAGAATAAAAACACCTGAACAATACATGTGataatacatgtaaatatacACGCTAAAGGAGTGATGGAAGTAAATCTAATGAGGAATAAACAGCACTGTTTACTGCAGAAGTGGTTCGTACCCATAGCTTTAGTCTCCTCTTGCTTAGCGTTGAGTAAAGAAAACTTAAACTTTGCACGCACTTCACTTTTTGGACAGCTCACCAGGAGAAGATACAGTGACAGGTAGTCTTTACTTTCATCATCGAGTCCTTTTGGGTTTACTCTGAGGCACCTGgaacaaatacaacacaaatacataaCAAACACCTGAGTGCATTATTCATGTTATGTGTTTAATCTACAGTTTCATTCAGATTCTGTTCAACCTTACATTTGATGTATTAGATTTTATGGATATGTGAATAGAAACAGTCTCACCATTTCATCTTGTCGCTGGGACCTGAAGAGAAGGTGGAGCTTTTCAGTACTTCACCCATCTCTTCTCGACAGAAACTGAAGTTATTAATGGTCCACATGTAGGAAAATTTCACTACTtttacctgcacacacacacattcatttacacgGACAAGGTCATTGGATTATTGTCGTGAACTTAGACCCTTATATCGGAGACCTAGTGCACTATGCAGAGTGAGCATATGTAGTGAACAAGGAGCCAGGACTCTGGTGGAGGCTCAATTTGTTCTTGAGAATTAAACAGTGTTCTATTGGAGATCTGGTGCAATACCTGGGTCATGTTATATGTACTGAACAcattaagggcctttttacacctggtcacttcatgtgttcattgttaaaactgttccctttacattaggccacataaatgcgtatCAATCctatctttctactcccacccaaaatgctaacatgctttggtgtatgcggttttcagaatgcaatcaaaaataAGACGAATAAACTTGTTCCGATGGTTacgctacaaaaaacagcatttactgtggcggcagcagtgcattttgggcatgttcacactgcaagtcttaatgctaaattcagatattttgctctgatctgatttttttgtttggctgttcacattaccttttaaaatgtggcctatatcagataccagtgtgaactgtttgctgtttcgaactgacctgCATgcgcaaacaaacaataacaaatgaCGTCACATGCAGAAAAGTTgtcgaggttatggaggaagtattgtatcatctggtgcaagcaaacatatcatgtaatgctataatgtgatgtattcaatgcaaacattatgagctggttcacgtaaccacttcatataacactcttaacacaacactcttaacacacgttaccagtcgtTGTGACGAATGTGACACCAACCACAcgttgtgacgaatgtcgatgtagattgacataaaagtcgcatcaaatccgccttggttgttcacactgcggccacattggaaaaaatcagatttgggtctgattcaggaccacatatggaggTGGCCCAAacctgatttgaaaaaatcggatctgggccagatttgagtgttcacactactcctgaagaagtctgatcTGGTCAcgtgaccccaaaaaaatcgtATTTGgtccacttttacctgcagtgtgaacgtggcctttaATGaatcttttccaccggaaagaaccgggtgctggtgcagagctagtgctggtgctggttcaaagttgattccactggcgaaccttctaagaaccggtttgtctttccaccggctagagagccgtcacagcgccgagtgtgacgtcattgtatacgtgtcacgtgtcccagcaacgttagcgcagcagcggcaaacacaaacacatcaacaatggcggatgttgctttactgttaatgctcatggctttgcgaacctacattggcatacaaacgcggcgaataaaacgtgtacgtgcggctccggaggttgtaatcgataaagtacataacgttattttaccgttaacacagaaaaaaatttagccttagcatgtagctacctactatcatgtatgctgataatgtatcatatcgcagtaaagtaaaagtgtattaaacattaatatacttaaggtacataaGGTACATTAttaaatgcactaacagtagccccgcccccagctcctgacgcaagcggttcttaagtctagaccagcaacgttttggtgctacttaagaaccacttttcctggttcggagctggtgctttggtggtcgaaacagaaagaactggctctaaattaggctctggctccgaaccagcactcgaactgcctcggtggaaaaggggcataagacccaagatcacctgcgagtgacgtacttccgtttgggaagagtatagcactgacgtatgtggcttgaacaaccacattcatttacacctgtccagtttcatctgaaatacgtcacagaccacctcctgaagtggtttgtaccatcggatttatatctgtctcaaaaacgtttcggagggcatttagacctggtctttttaccatcagatagctatcgtATCACAGAAAAGTTAAATTGTGAAAAAAGTGTTAAATAGGGTTCCACTGGGTATCTAGTGCCCTACCTAGGTTATTTTGTGCCATATGGACTGAGAATATGTATTCAAAAATTAGGGACTACAAATCTTTCTAAATGTTATGTCTGAGTATCAGACCTACTATTGGTGTAATAATTGAGTACAATTTTGTGTGCCTATTAAATATCACTGGTTAGTTATCTAGTGCACTAGGATGTGATGTGCCCTATGAAGTCGTGTAAAAACTGACAAATAATTAAGAAATGTACTTGTGTCTGAGTATTAAATACTGTTCCATTAGAGATCTACTGACCTACCTAGGTTATGTAGTGAATCTCAGTTAATAGATTGGGAATCTAGTGAACACCGTTCAGGTCTAGTCActcaaaatatttttctctttcacaaTGAAACCTGAATTTATTCAGCTGTACTGATTTCTTTTCCTCTATCTGCTCACCTGTGTGTAGCACCAGCTCTCGGCCACAGGGCCACTGCTCATCTCTCCCTGagaaggaggtggaggaggaggaggagggggaggaggaggagtaagGACGCGTGACATTTGACCTTCCTCTTTCTGGACGCGAAGCCCCACGGCCGGCGAAATCTCACCACTTGACCTTTGTGTGGACAAAGACATCAACATCAAGGCTTAGAGAGAACAAATGgctgcaatctctctctctcattcctgcACATCCTGATCCTCTGAAAATATCAGTGCGAAGACCTCGACATCAGGAAGTCattatgtgtgtgaatgtgggaCAAAGTTGAACTATTAGAGAAGAGCAATCTATCAGGCGGAGAAAGAGGAAAGGGGAAAGGACGAGAATGGCACAGGAGAACCTGCTGTACTGAATAAACAAGGATCACCCTGATTTATATGGACCTTTCTAGAATAAACTGGAATAAAAGAGTAAAAAGGGCATCGATTAAACCCATTAACCCTGTAAACAATAGAGCGGCTTCTTTTTCAGCTTCAGCACGAGGTCGAGAGGCCTGGCGATAAAACACTGCAGTACAGACATCGTTTCACACACTGCtgaaattttttatattattttattattagctttttataaacacaggctttaaagacctttttttataataaagagaTTAAAATGTGCAAAAGCACAGaggactgctgtgtgtgtgtcagttgaAGCTACACAACTGATGCCATaaccttatactgtatattcacttatatatttctttctttaattatttgtgTAGTTTGTTAGATAAACTAGGTATTTATctcattatttaatttgattaaagAGTTTTTTTAGTCAAGCTTAAAacgtatttattcattttaaattttagacTTTAATTCCACCATATTTCTATTCTatattctatcattttataGTTTTAAAGTTAACTGAtgctttagcttttttttttatttacttatgttTACGTATGTATTTACTTACATAcgtactattttatttatgtatttttttagacCTATTTGTTTTAGGCTTTACTCTATATGAATCTTTTGaatttttccccccatttatattataaatcaaCCAgtagttaatatttattttatcacacaaatgttttatcCAGAAATTATTTCTTAATTCAGTCActcatttaataatttaataacatttagTTTACATTTTAGTCAagtacaacatttatttatctgcttCACCTGGTTTATTAACAAGCACATTATTTATGAAactatgtaaataaattagtgTTGTATATTTTCTTTTGATGACAGTGGTGC
This genomic window contains:
- the spopla gene encoding speckle-type POZ protein-like A; this encodes MSRVLTPPPPPPPPPPPPSQGEMSSGPVAESWCYTQVKVVKFSYMWTINNFSFCREEMGEVLKSSTFSSGPSDKMKWCLRVNPKGLDDESKDYLSLYLLLVSCPKSEVRAKFKFSLLNAKQEETKAMESQRAYRFVQGKDWGFKKFIRRDFLLDEANGLLPDDKLTLFCEVSVVQDSVNISGQSNTNVLKVPECQLSDDLGNLWECSRFTDCTLCVGGQEFKAHKSILAARSPVFNAMFEHEMEESKKNRVDISDVEPDVFKEMMGFIYTGKAPNLEKMADSLLAAADKYALERLKVMCEESLCSSLCVENVADTLILADLHSAEQLKAQAIDFINRCSVLRQLGCKDGKYWNSNHSADIMETPGWKAMIQSHPHLVAEAFRALASAQCPPFGLPRKRLKQF